One Rattus norvegicus strain BN/NHsdMcwi chromosome 20, GRCr8, whole genome shotgun sequence DNA segment encodes these proteins:
- the Sobp gene encoding sine oculis-binding protein homolog isoform X3 — translation MDIFYKETQANLPAGLCGTLHPHMESKAEGTGVQLLTPDSWNIPLTDARRKAPSPVAAAGQSQGPGPSSSTTVSPSDTANCSVTKIPTPVPKSLPISETPSIPPVSVQPPASIGPPLGVPPRSPPMVMTNRGPVPLPIFMEQQIIQQIRPPFIRGPPHHASNPNSPLSNPMLPGIGPPPGGPRNLGPTSSPMHRPMLSPHIHPPSTPTMPGNPPGLLPPPPPGAPLPSLPFPPVSMMPNGPMPVPQMMNFGLPSLAPLVPPPTLLVPYPVIVPLPVPIPIPIPIPHVNDSKPPNGFSSNGESFVPSAPGDSSAAGGKAGGRSLSPRDSKQGSSKSADSPPGSSGQALSLAPSERGRGEVVDLTRRAASPAGAGGQPGFAGVLHGPQDGVIDLTVGHRARLHNVIHRALHAHVKAEREPGAAERRTCGGCRDGHCSPPAAGDPGPGAPAGPEAAAACNVIVNGTRSAPAEAKGAEPPPEQPPPPAPPKKLLSPEEPAVNELESVKENNCASNCHLDGEVTKKLMGEEALAGGDKSDPNLNNPADEDHAYALRMLPKTGCVIQPVPKPAEKAAMTPCVISSPMLSAGPEDLEPPLKRRCLRIRNQNK, via the coding sequence atggacattttctaCAAAGAGACACAGGCCAACCTTCCAGCTGGGCTGTGCGGCACGTTACACCCTCACATGGAGAGCAAAGCAGAAGGCACCGGGGTGCAGCTGCTCACTCCAGACTCTTGGAATATCCCGCTAACAGATGCTCGGAGGAAAGCCCCCTCCCCCGTGGCTGCAGCTGGCCAAAGCCAGGGCCCTGGCCCCTCCTCGTCCACCACCGTTTCTCCATCTGACACTGCCAACTGCTCTGTCACTAAAATCCCCACGCCAGTGCCCAAGTCCCTCCCCATCAGCGAGACTCCAAGCATCCCTCCCGTCTCAGTCCAGCCACCTGCTAGCATCGGACCTCCACTGGGTGTCCCGCCTCGCAGTCCTCCCATGGTGATGACCAACCGCGGCCCAGTGCCTCTGCCCATCTTCATGGAGCAGCAGATCATCCAGCAGATCCGCCCGCCCTTCATCCGTGGCCCACCGCACCACGCCTCCAACCCCAATAGCCCCTTGTCCAACCCCATGCTCCCGGGCATTGGGCCCCCGCCCGGTGGCCCCAGGAACCTAGGCCCCACTTCCAGTCCCATGCACAGGCCCATGCTCTCGCCCCACATCCACCCCCCAAGTACCCCTACCATGCCTGGGAACCCCCCAGGGCTGCTGCCCCCGCCGCCCCCGGGCGCGCCCTTGCccagccttcccttccctccGGTAAGCATGATGCCAAACGGCCCGATGCCGGTTCCCCAGATGATGAACTTCGGGCTGCCATCGCTGGCCCCGCTGGTGCCGCCCCCAACGCTGCTCGTGCCGTACCCAGTTATCGTGCCCCTGCCGGTGCccatccctatccctatccctatcccccACGTGAACGATTCCAAGCCCCCCAACGGATTTTCCAGCAACGGGGAGAGCTTCGTTCCGAGCGCCCCGGGCGACTCCTCGGCGGCGGGAGGCAAGGCTGGTGGACGCTCCTTGTCCCCGCGGGACTCCAAGCAGGGCTCTTCCAAGTCAGCCGACTCGCCGCCCGGAAGCTCCGGCCAGGCTCTGAGCCTGGCGCCCTCGGAGCGCGGTCGCGGGGAGGTGGTGGACCTGACCCGGCGCGCGGCCAGCCCCGCGGGCGCGGGAGGCCAGCCGGGCTTCGCGGGCGTGCTGCACGGCCCGCAGGACGGCGTCATCGACCTGACCGTGGGCCACCGAGCCCGGCTGCACAACGTGATCCACCGCGCGCTGCACGCTCACGTCAAGGCGGAGCGCGAGCCGGGAGCCGCGGAGCGCAGGACCTGCGGCGGCTGCAGGGACGGCCACTGCAGCCCGCCCGCCGCCGGCGACCCCGGCCCGGGCGCCCCCGCGGGTCCGGAGGCCGCCGCCGCCTGCAACGTCATCGTGAACGGCACCCGCAGCGCTCCCGCGGAGGCCAAGGGCGCGGAGCCCCCGCCCGAGCAGCCGCCGCCCCCTGCCCCTCCCAAAAAGCTGCTGTCGCCCGAGGAGCCCGCGGTGAATGAGCTGGAGTCGGTCAAGGAGAACAACTGCGCTTCCAACTGCCACCTGGACGGGGAAGTCACCAAAAAACTGATGGGGGAGGAAGCCTTGGCGGGGGGCGACAAGTCAGACCCGAACCTTAATAACCCCGCGGACGAGGACCACGCCTATGCTCTGCGGATGCTGCCCAAGACCGGCTGCGTGATCCAGCCTGTGCCAAAACCCGCAGAGAAGGCTGCCATGACGCCGTGCGTCATCTCCTCGCCCATGCTCAGCGCTGGCCCCGAGGACCTGGAGCCGCCGCTCAAAAGGAGGTGCCTCCGAATTAGAAAccagaataagtaa